In Plodia interpunctella isolate USDA-ARS_2022_Savannah chromosome 9, ilPloInte3.2, whole genome shotgun sequence, a single genomic region encodes these proteins:
- the LOC128672635 gene encoding probable serine/threonine-protein kinase clkA has product MDYVHLILLVFIETINISHQLNDNSEGISELLDKLITETHNRNFSNNVTDIFGEFDKEFRNKSFKNVNDSDIVYLKTPLNPNDVESDKNDKMESLENTRRNFNYNNNYDDITETVIEEHSSRSENVGDLILEKEVTIDVDIGTPSNDTNSPLPVFDPLARRDLHDEPVNLISNRIFKYTPRLGFGDENRKKSTESNIKTLDSDLDEILYNFNISKGWNTNENRSELELKKLLDQLQNQLNETEREPNINKNNLKTDLTILDSDNQEVINEIPIANDYSKTGDTSDDASLYEYKQPHSNAQYGLPLNNQYAFSSLSHQYNRPSSLQLTHNPLDHQYNKPLPKIQHNPTANNKYTYPSSNHQNQYFTPQIHDSKPHKTNETEPSKDDKNIGEIVDVNNMNERLKHQNPSSNMPQLSGNTSLPITAAHQAIPLPLINVIHHNLRYPGIRYHRPLRQSLFPTNFNPYYAITQKKKCCSHAVCAPCANLNPLISILPAERLRLIALTNKLTTGFVYNPINPLYYRRYI; this is encoded by the exons ATGGATTACGTGCACc TAATTTTACTAGTATTTATCGAAACCATAAACATATCTCATCAATTAAATGACAACTCTGAAGGTATTAGTgaattattagataaattaattacagaaaCACATAATCGTAATTTTAGTAACAATGTTACGGATATATTTGGAGAATTTGATAAAGAATTCCGAAATAAGTcattcaaaaatgtaaatgattCTGATATTGTATATCTCAAAACGCCATTGAATCCGAATGATGTTGAATcagataaaaatgacaaaatggAAAGTTTAGAAAATACAAGAagaaatttcaattataataataattacgatGATATCACAGAAACTGTAATTGAAGAACATTCATCCCGATCTGAAAATGTTGGTGATTTGATATTAGAAAAGGAAGTAACAATAGATGTTGATATTGGAACACCGTCGAATGATACGAATTCACCACTTCCTGTTTTTGATCCACTGGCAAGGCGAGATCTCCATGATGAAccagttaatttaatttcgaatcgaatatttaaatacacacCTAGACTTGGTTTCGGAgatgaaaatagaaaaaaatcaacagAAAGTAATATAAAGACATTAGACTCGGATTTGGATgagattttatacaattttaacatttctaaGGGGTGGAATACCAATGAAAATAGAAGTGAATTAGAGTTAAAGAAGTTACTTGATCAACttcaaaatcaattaaatgaGACTGAACGAGAaccaaacataaataaaaataatttaaagacaGATTTAACTATTTTAGACAGTGATAATCAAGAAGTTATAAATGAAATCCCAATAGCTAATGATTATTCAAAAACAGGTGACACATCTGATGATGCATCTCTATATGAATATAAGCAGCCTCATTCTAATGCTCAATATGGTCTACCTCTTAATAATCAATATGCCTTCTCTTCTCTAAGTCATCAATATAATCGCCCTTCTTCTCTCCAATTAACTCATAACCCTCTAGATCACCAATATAATAAACCTCTTCCTAAAATTCAACACAATCCTActgctaataataaatatacttacccCTCATCtaatcatcaaaatcaatacTTTACTCCTCAAATTCACGATAGTAAACCTCATAAAACAAATGAGACAGAGCCTAGCAAAgacgataaaaatattggagAAATAGTTGatgttaataatatgaatgaacgattaaaacatcaaaatccAAGTTCAAATATGCCTCAATTATCAGGAAATACATCTTTGCCCATAACAGCTGCACATCAAGCGATACCATTACCACTAATCAACGTGATTCACCACAACCTCAGATATCCAGGAATACGTTACCATCGGCCATTGCGACAGTCACTGTTTCCCACTAATTTTAATCCATACTACGCCATTACTCAGAAAAAGAAATGCTGTTCTCATGCCGTGTGCGCGCCTTGTGCTAATTTAAATCCATTAATTAGTATATTACCGGCAGAAAGACTGCGTTTGATTgctttgacaaataaattaaccacAGGTTTTGTGTATAATCCTATTAATCCTTTATATTACAGaagatacatttaa